One genomic segment of Brevibacillus laterosporus LMG 15441 includes these proteins:
- the pepV gene encoding dipeptidase PepV yields the protein MNTINWQQEVEKRQDELIAATQRFLQIDSVLDPDTAGEGAPFGKGVQAALQFALQTCEDAGMTIKNIDGYAGHAEFGQGEECIGVLSHVDVVPPGDGWTIPPFAAEIIEGKIIARGALDDKGPAMAAIFAAKIIKELELPLQKRVRLIFGTDEESGWDCVKRYFESEEMPTMGFTPDADFPLIYAEKGLTHLVLRQTNESFAQLTNLAQMTSSQEGTAKLLSFHAGMRVNMVPETAEAELACSPEQAAAWTEAYQLYLEKEQCRGHFTQTEKGIAFHLQGVSVHGMDPAKGVNAGAYLAHFLQKCDLDVRGRAFVDFIASYLFQQHDGEAFGIKAEDQEMGALTLNPGIFHYIADEDVRFDLNIRYPHSILFEQWKPRLEQVAAGHGYLLEIITHKKPHRVDPAHPLVTTLQRVYTEQTGEKAELLAIGGGTYGRALDVGVAFGPLFPGRQDTAHQRDEYLLVEDLLKSTAIYAQAIFELAKD from the coding sequence ATGAACACAATTAATTGGCAGCAGGAAGTGGAAAAACGACAAGACGAGTTAATTGCTGCGACACAGCGTTTTTTGCAGATCGATAGCGTGCTGGACCCAGATACGGCTGGGGAAGGGGCTCCATTTGGCAAGGGAGTTCAGGCAGCGCTGCAATTCGCTTTGCAAACATGTGAGGATGCAGGTATGACTATCAAAAATATTGATGGATACGCTGGCCATGCTGAGTTTGGACAGGGTGAAGAGTGCATTGGCGTTTTAAGCCACGTAGACGTAGTCCCTCCAGGGGATGGCTGGACGATTCCTCCGTTTGCAGCAGAGATCATTGAGGGAAAAATAATCGCACGTGGAGCCTTGGATGATAAAGGACCTGCTATGGCGGCTATTTTTGCTGCCAAAATAATTAAGGAGCTTGAGTTGCCTCTTCAAAAACGGGTTCGACTGATTTTTGGTACGGATGAAGAATCGGGCTGGGATTGCGTAAAACGTTATTTTGAATCTGAGGAAATGCCGACAATGGGCTTTACTCCTGATGCAGACTTCCCGCTCATTTATGCTGAAAAAGGATTAACTCATCTAGTTTTACGCCAAACAAATGAAAGCTTTGCACAATTGACGAATTTGGCTCAGATGACTAGTAGTCAGGAAGGAACCGCGAAGCTTCTCTCCTTCCATGCCGGAATGCGTGTGAACATGGTGCCAGAGACAGCGGAAGCGGAGCTAGCCTGCTCGCCTGAACAAGCCGCGGCATGGACAGAAGCCTACCAACTTTATTTGGAAAAAGAACAGTGTCGAGGTCATTTCACACAAACAGAGAAAGGGATAGCATTTCATTTACAGGGAGTTTCTGTTCATGGAATGGACCCAGCGAAAGGGGTAAATGCAGGAGCTTATCTGGCACACTTTCTACAAAAATGTGATTTGGACGTACGGGGACGAGCATTCGTTGATTTTATCGCCAGTTATTTGTTCCAGCAGCATGATGGTGAGGCATTTGGAATTAAAGCAGAAGACCAGGAGATGGGAGCACTCACCTTGAATCCTGGAATTTTTCACTATATAGCGGATGAGGACGTACGTTTTGATCTGAACATTCGTTATCCTCATTCTATTTTGTTTGAACAATGGAAGCCAAGACTTGAACAAGTCGCAGCTGGGCATGGTTATCTGTTGGAAATCATTACTCATAAAAAACCGCATCGTGTAGACCCGGCTCATCCTTTAGTAACAACTTTACAGCGTGTCTATACGGAGCAGACCGGTGAAAAGGCTGAATTGTTAGCAATCGGTGGGGGAACATACGGGCGTGCCCTAGATGTTGGCGTTGCTTTTGGGCCACTATTTCCTGGGAGACAAGATACGGCTCATCAACGAGATGAATACCTGTTAGTGGAAGATTTATTGAAGTCGACAGCAATCTACGCACAGGCAATTTTTGAATTAGCCAAAGACTAA
- a CDS encoding DEAD/DEAH box helicase: MAKFEQFGLRPEIMQGISDLFYKEPTAIQEEAIPLILEGKDVIGQAQTGTGKTAAFVLPILQKLQEGKKDIQTLILTPTRELSIQIASEIEKLGKHLNMSVLSLHGGTDIERQMNKLKGTVHIVVGTPGRVLDHMRRETLHFGRIHTLVLDEADKMLEMGFLEDVEKIIVSTPSSRQVLLFSATMPDMVKKLGQRFMKQPPHIKIESKQKTVANITQEYYVINQTDKIDALLDLIEVTKPFLGIIFANTQQRVKILTTRLQEAGYDAKALYGDLSQKKRETLMKDFRNMKFQFLVATDIAARGLDVEGVTHVFNYDIPSDVESYIHRVGRTGRANQLGNSISFVTPRQKSVMARFGSATKADIEEKLLTHTRHLDAGRKARAAEREQHYTELKTEKKKQQQIAKAEKEAPLKNALVKNKKVKPGYKRKLKQEMEEWKTQYDRNQKREEAKKTAKANKGKAKPRSGGQSAAGRPGQAPSRPGKRFGK, translated from the coding sequence ATGGCTAAGTTCGAACAATTTGGTTTGCGACCGGAGATTATGCAGGGGATTTCCGACCTGTTTTATAAAGAGCCGACAGCTATTCAAGAAGAAGCGATTCCATTGATTTTAGAAGGTAAGGATGTCATCGGACAAGCGCAAACGGGTACTGGGAAAACAGCAGCGTTTGTATTGCCGATCCTCCAAAAGCTACAGGAAGGAAAAAAGGATATCCAGACATTGATCCTTACTCCAACCCGTGAGCTTTCTATTCAGATTGCTAGTGAAATTGAGAAGCTGGGGAAACACCTGAATATGAGTGTTTTATCCTTGCATGGCGGTACAGATATTGAACGTCAAATGAATAAGCTAAAAGGGACTGTTCATATCGTAGTGGGAACTCCAGGACGCGTACTTGATCATATGCGTCGTGAAACACTACATTTTGGCCGCATTCATACATTGGTATTGGATGAGGCTGACAAGATGCTAGAGATGGGCTTTTTAGAGGATGTGGAAAAGATTATTGTTTCCACACCAAGCAGCCGACAGGTATTGCTATTCTCGGCGACTATGCCTGATATGGTAAAGAAGCTGGGACAACGTTTTATGAAGCAACCGCCGCATATTAAAATTGAATCAAAGCAAAAAACGGTTGCTAATATCACACAAGAATACTATGTAATCAATCAAACAGATAAAATCGATGCGCTTCTTGATCTCATTGAGGTCACTAAGCCATTCCTAGGTATTATTTTTGCTAACACACAACAGCGCGTAAAGATCTTAACAACACGTTTACAAGAGGCTGGCTATGATGCCAAAGCGTTATACGGTGATTTGTCTCAAAAGAAACGCGAAACCCTGATGAAGGATTTTCGGAATATGAAATTCCAGTTTCTTGTAGCTACCGATATTGCGGCTCGCGGACTTGATGTCGAAGGGGTTACTCATGTATTTAACTACGATATCCCAAGCGATGTAGAAAGCTATATTCACCGTGTTGGACGTACGGGACGCGCTAATCAGCTTGGAAATTCTATTTCTTTTGTGACTCCACGCCAAAAAAGCGTCATGGCTCGCTTTGGTTCTGCAACAAAGGCGGATATCGAAGAAAAATTACTTACGCATACTCGTCACTTGGATGCAGGGCGCAAAGCACGTGCAGCAGAGCGTGAGCAGCATTATACTGAGCTCAAAACCGAGAAGAAGAAACAGCAGCAAATTGCAAAAGCAGAAAAAGAAGCTCCACTTAAAAATGCTCTTGTGAAAAATAAAAAGGTAAAGCCTGGTTATAAGCGTAAGCTGAAGCAAGAAATGGAAGAGTGGAAAACACAATACGACCGTAATCAAAAGCGTGAAGAAGCAAAGAAAACTGCTAAAGCAAATAAAGGTAAAGCAAAACCTCGTTCAGGAGGACAGTCAGCGGCTGGTCGTCCGGGACAAGCACCAAGCAGACCTGGTAAACGCTTTGGCAAATAA
- a CDS encoding class I SAM-dependent methyltransferase gives MQEWNTFVSEQWNQMAGDWHERSKGMWEQGSRKTILPLFTELLPASKGQILDAGCGDGYASFKLASVGYDVTGLDISSEMIAYATKQANRLTDSPSLQFMEGDISATPYPDQSFAGILSINAMEFTSSPLVVLQEFRRILQPDGLLLLGVLGPTAGPRAHSYPRLYGKATIQNTIMPWEAKQLAQENGFFLQKESHVYKDDFPPVLAHSLSMELREAVSFVTLLALRKHPDL, from the coding sequence ATGCAGGAGTGGAATACATTTGTTTCAGAGCAATGGAATCAAATGGCAGGTGATTGGCATGAGCGAAGCAAGGGAATGTGGGAACAGGGCAGTCGGAAAACGATCCTCCCTTTATTTACAGAGCTTCTTCCTGCCAGCAAGGGTCAAATACTGGATGCTGGCTGTGGAGATGGATATGCTAGCTTCAAGCTAGCCTCTGTAGGGTATGATGTAACAGGCTTGGATATTTCCTCAGAAATGATAGCCTATGCCACCAAGCAGGCCAACCGGCTTACCGATTCTCCTTCTCTACAATTTATGGAGGGAGATATTTCTGCTACGCCATATCCAGACCAATCCTTTGCAGGTATCTTATCCATTAACGCGATGGAGTTTACTTCCTCTCCCCTAGTTGTCCTTCAAGAATTTCGACGCATCCTGCAACCAGATGGATTGCTACTACTGGGGGTCTTGGGACCCACAGCAGGCCCGCGGGCACATAGCTATCCACGTTTGTATGGGAAAGCCACTATCCAGAATACGATCATGCCCTGGGAAGCAAAACAGCTAGCACAGGAGAATGGATTTTTTCTGCAAAAGGAATCACATGTGTATAAAGATGATTTTCCTCCTGTCCTCGCTCATTCTCTGAGCATGGAATTACGTGAAGCAGTCAGTTTTGTAACCTTGCTTGCCTTACGTAAGCACCCAGATCTCTAA
- a CDS encoding HlyD family secretion protein, which translates to MKKKFILSTILLLMVVAGGGIGYYYWYQGTHYITTEDARVAGDTYRVMPRISGKLTSLDLSDGQSVIAEQIVGQQDTTNIAGNMLDNATLRAPITGTVLKVTAKSGEVVAPGQSVATIVDMNKLYVSANIEETDLGRIHVGQSVEFTLDSFKGQTFRGQVSELGTATASTFSLLPATSTSGNFTKVTQRIPIKISINDKQNSRILPGMSAVIKIHLKGN; encoded by the coding sequence ATGAAAAAGAAATTTATTCTATCCACCATACTACTGCTTATGGTTGTAGCAGGTGGAGGAATCGGTTATTACTATTGGTACCAAGGTACCCATTACATAACTACGGAAGATGCTCGTGTTGCGGGTGATACGTATCGTGTAATGCCACGGATATCTGGCAAATTAACTTCGCTAGACCTGTCAGATGGTCAAAGCGTCATAGCAGAGCAAATTGTGGGTCAACAGGATACAACAAATATCGCTGGCAACATGTTAGATAATGCTACTTTGCGTGCTCCGATTACCGGTACAGTGTTAAAGGTAACGGCTAAAAGTGGAGAAGTGGTAGCTCCTGGTCAGTCCGTTGCAACGATTGTGGATATGAACAAGCTCTACGTGTCAGCTAACATTGAAGAGACAGACTTAGGTCGGATTCATGTAGGGCAATCTGTTGAATTCACCTTAGATTCATTTAAAGGTCAGACATTTAGAGGACAGGTTTCCGAATTGGGAACAGCGACAGCCTCTACGTTCTCTTTGTTGCCAGCAACTAGCACAAGTGGTAACTTCACAAAAGTAACACAGCGAATACCAATTAAAATTTCTATTAACGATAAACAAAACAGCCGCATTTTACCAGGTATGAGTGCTGTGATTAAAATTCATTTGAAAGGGAATTAG
- the hppD gene encoding 4-hydroxyphenylpyruvate dioxygenase has translation MSVKDFFPIQDWDYVELYVGNAKQALYYYAKAFGFEPYAYRGLETGSRTQVSYALKQNHIRLVLTGALEPDHPITDFIKLHGEGVKDIALRVENCEKAYQEAISRGATSIMEPTEFSDEHGTIKKATIATYGETVHSFIERKDYKGVFYPGFQPYQAPFACQPTGLIGIDHIVGNVEVMDEWVGFYEKVMGFTSSQNFSDDDISTEYSALMSKVMQNGTGRIKFPINEPAEGKRKSQIQEYLEFNKGPGVQHIAVLTNDILTTVSQLTANGVDFLGVPDTYYENLAERVGAIEEDIEKLKELKILVDRDDEGYLLQLFSRPVVDRPTLFFEIIQRKGSRGFGNGNFKALFEALEREQELRGNL, from the coding sequence GTGAGCGTAAAAGACTTTTTCCCTATTCAAGATTGGGACTATGTTGAGTTGTATGTAGGAAATGCGAAACAGGCACTGTACTATTACGCAAAGGCATTTGGATTTGAGCCGTATGCTTATCGTGGTTTGGAAACAGGGAGTCGCACTCAGGTCTCTTATGCGTTAAAGCAGAATCACATTCGTTTGGTGTTGACAGGAGCATTAGAGCCTGATCATCCGATTACTGATTTCATTAAGCTACACGGCGAGGGAGTTAAGGACATTGCTCTTCGCGTTGAAAATTGTGAAAAGGCTTACCAGGAAGCGATTTCCCGTGGCGCTACATCTATCATGGAGCCTACGGAATTTAGTGATGAACATGGAACCATAAAAAAAGCAACGATTGCTACTTATGGAGAAACAGTCCATTCCTTTATTGAACGGAAGGATTATAAAGGGGTGTTTTATCCAGGCTTCCAACCTTATCAAGCTCCGTTTGCCTGTCAGCCTACAGGTCTAATTGGTATCGATCATATCGTAGGGAACGTTGAGGTTATGGACGAATGGGTTGGATTCTATGAGAAAGTTATGGGCTTTACATCTTCCCAAAACTTCAGCGACGATGACATTTCTACTGAATACTCCGCGCTCATGTCCAAGGTTATGCAAAACGGTACTGGGCGAATTAAATTTCCAATCAATGAGCCTGCGGAAGGCAAACGCAAATCGCAAATCCAAGAATATCTGGAATTTAACAAAGGGCCAGGGGTTCAACATATTGCTGTATTGACTAATGATATTTTGACAACTGTTTCGCAATTAACGGCAAATGGGGTTGATTTCTTAGGTGTACCGGACACCTATTACGAAAATTTAGCGGAGCGTGTAGGGGCAATTGAAGAGGACATCGAGAAATTAAAAGAGCTAAAAATTTTAGTGGATCGCGATGATGAAGGCTACTTATTGCAATTGTTTAGTAGGCCAGTAGTAGATCGTCCGACATTATTCTTTGAGATTATCCAGCGTAAAGGTAGCCGTGGTTTTGGGAATGGTAACTTTAAAGCGTTATTTGAAGCACTGGAGCGGGAGCAGGAGTTGCGTGGAAATCTATAA
- a CDS encoding MarR family winged helix-turn-helix transcriptional regulator, which produces MPKGLIIRDGVRQLNKIIGMMITQELSEVGITMPQISVMRKIKDGPMTIGQLSKDLYLSCSTVSGIVDRLEREGYIERVRDTADRRVVWIHITNKFEEMANSIPVMQKEYFTELIKDLSEEEIDKIVDALQLLIRQFEKRIEERT; this is translated from the coding sequence GTGCCTAAAGGGCTGATCATACGTGATGGGGTAAGACAACTTAATAAAATCATTGGAATGATGATTACACAGGAGCTTAGCGAAGTAGGAATTACGATGCCTCAGATTAGTGTGATGCGCAAGATTAAGGATGGACCTATGACGATTGGCCAACTAAGTAAGGACCTCTATCTCTCTTGCAGTACAGTTTCCGGGATAGTCGATCGCTTAGAGAGGGAGGGGTACATCGAACGTGTGCGGGATACTGCTGATCGGCGCGTGGTCTGGATTCACATCACAAACAAATTCGAGGAGATGGCTAATTCCATCCCGGTGATGCAAAAGGAATATTTTACAGAACTCATAAAAGACCTATCGGAAGAAGAGATAGACAAAATCGTCGATGCCCTACAACTGCTCATTAGACAATTTGAGAAGAGGATTGAGGAGAGAACATGA
- a CDS encoding DHA2 family efflux MFS transporter permease subunit — MSASNNKENASYKWLALAAIVMGTFVAVLNNSLINIALPKLVAVFGSTTDTIQWVLTGYMLASAVVIPMSGALGDKFGYKRVFVTSLAFFTISSTFCGFSWNDSSMIFFRVVQGLSGGFIMPIGMSIIYTIMPREQIGTALGLWGISAMVAPAVGPTLSGYVIEYFNWRFLFFMGVPVGVIAVIMSSMILKETPLKKDLKFDFPGAILSIIGFASLLLALSKGQSEGWTSLYIVSLLFVAVSSLSLLVYVELTTEQPLIELRILKNGTFSLSLLIVSFLTMGMFGGIFMMPLYMQNIQGLSAMQTGILLMPQSIAMALMMPLGGKLFDKFGVVPLGLIGLTLAGITTFELQNLAQDTPHRWIDVLLTIRGLGMGLCMTPLSTVGMNAIEKSMVGRASSLSNLIRQVMGSFAIAILTALMSNRQTFHAVRISENMQVTNDTANQMLSMLSGVYAQSGVDSATSMGGASAILAGLIQKEAFTRGIADTFMVSALPILLCIPLVLFFLKKRKAPDDFVAAKRVPVEKPAGATPQTSGTTSPMEG; from the coding sequence TTGTCTGCTTCTAACAACAAGGAGAACGCTTCTTATAAATGGTTGGCGTTGGCTGCTATTGTAATGGGGACTTTCGTGGCCGTCTTAAATAATAGCTTAATCAACATTGCCCTCCCTAAGCTGGTAGCTGTATTTGGTTCCACCACTGACACTATTCAATGGGTGCTGACAGGGTATATGCTTGCTTCCGCGGTTGTGATTCCCATGAGCGGGGCGCTTGGAGATAAGTTTGGTTATAAGCGGGTATTCGTAACCTCACTTGCTTTTTTTACAATCAGCTCAACGTTTTGTGGATTTTCATGGAATGATAGCAGTATGATTTTTTTCAGAGTGGTGCAAGGGTTAAGCGGTGGTTTCATTATGCCGATCGGGATGTCTATCATCTACACGATTATGCCACGGGAACAAATCGGGACAGCGCTTGGCTTATGGGGGATTTCAGCCATGGTAGCTCCTGCTGTCGGTCCTACGTTAAGCGGATACGTCATTGAATATTTCAACTGGCGGTTTCTCTTCTTCATGGGTGTGCCAGTAGGGGTTATAGCGGTAATTATGAGTAGCATGATTTTAAAAGAAACACCACTAAAAAAGGATTTGAAATTTGATTTTCCCGGGGCCATCTTATCTATCATTGGTTTTGCTTCGTTATTGCTAGCCTTATCAAAGGGACAATCAGAGGGTTGGACATCATTGTACATCGTTAGCCTATTATTTGTGGCTGTGTCTAGCTTATCGTTATTGGTCTATGTAGAGCTAACTACGGAGCAACCATTGATTGAGCTCCGTATTTTAAAGAATGGAACATTCTCACTTAGTTTATTGATTGTTAGTTTTCTTACTATGGGAATGTTCGGTGGTATCTTTATGATGCCGTTGTATATGCAGAATATCCAAGGCTTATCTGCCATGCAGACAGGTATTCTATTGATGCCCCAGTCAATTGCCATGGCGTTAATGATGCCGTTAGGCGGTAAATTATTTGATAAATTCGGCGTTGTTCCATTAGGATTGATTGGATTGACTCTCGCGGGGATAACCACCTTCGAGCTTCAAAATTTAGCTCAGGACACTCCCCATCGTTGGATTGATGTGTTATTAACCATTAGGGGCTTGGGAATGGGGCTCTGTATGACACCACTTTCAACAGTGGGGATGAATGCCATCGAGAAATCTATGGTTGGTCGTGCTTCTTCGTTATCTAATCTGATTCGCCAAGTGATGGGCTCCTTTGCTATTGCGATTTTGACAGCACTGATGAGTAATCGGCAAACCTTCCATGCCGTGCGGATCAGTGAAAATATGCAAGTGACAAACGATACAGCAAATCAAATGCTGAGCATGCTATCAGGGGTATATGCACAAAGTGGGGTAGACTCCGCTACTTCAATGGGAGGCGCCTCTGCCATACTAGCGGGTTTGATTCAGAAAGAAGCCTTCACGAGAGGGATTGCCGACACTTTTATGGTATCGGCGTTGCCAATTCTTTTATGCATTCCATTGGTGCTGTTTTTCCTAAAAAAACGAAAAGCACCGGATGATTTCGTAGCAGCAAAAAGAGTTCCTGTTGAAAAACCAGCAGGGGCAACACCTCAAACCTCAGGTACTACCTCACCTATGGAGGGATAA
- a CDS encoding AIR synthase related protein — translation MQVPYLTNPLHHLQKVRDLTLLRINEAQSIVIACDSDGGIGTKPQDIVQIAPDLLGRFAVRVPLFELIACGATPFMICDTLAVELEGYGEEILRGIKEYAQEAGVTEDIQFTGSTEENIPTTQTGIGITVLGLVQQAQFSPGTAQPQEAIMCAGIPKSGPKHEVRLDDPEMLSLADLIQLRAHPGVHDLLPVGSKGIAYEMEQLAASASLTYRLTTPLPLDLKQSGGPSTCVIFSAAVELLEEFRNQLRCPVHVLAILE, via the coding sequence ATGCAAGTACCCTATCTCACAAATCCATTACACCATTTGCAAAAGGTACGTGATCTGACGCTACTTCGGATCAATGAAGCACAAAGCATCGTTATCGCCTGCGATTCAGATGGCGGCATCGGCACCAAACCACAGGATATCGTCCAAATAGCACCCGATCTGTTAGGACGGTTTGCTGTTCGTGTACCGCTTTTTGAATTGATTGCTTGTGGAGCCACTCCGTTTATGATATGCGATACGCTAGCGGTAGAGCTTGAGGGCTATGGGGAAGAAATTCTCCGTGGTATTAAGGAATATGCGCAAGAAGCAGGCGTCACTGAGGATATACAGTTTACAGGAAGTACAGAGGAAAACATTCCAACCACGCAGACAGGGATTGGTATAACCGTACTTGGGCTGGTACAGCAAGCTCAGTTTTCCCCAGGAACAGCCCAGCCTCAAGAAGCTATCATGTGTGCAGGTATTCCAAAAAGCGGACCCAAGCATGAGGTTCGATTAGACGATCCCGAGATGCTTTCCCTAGCTGACTTAATCCAACTACGGGCTCATCCTGGTGTTCATGATCTGTTGCCCGTTGGCTCAAAAGGAATCGCTTATGAAATGGAGCAGTTAGCTGCAAGTGCCTCGCTTACATATCGTCTCACTACTCCTCTTCCTCTTGATCTGAAGCAATCTGGCGGCCCTTCTACTTGTGTGATCTTTTCAGCGGCAGTTGAGCTTCTTGAAGAATTTCGAAATCAATTACGTTGTCCTGTACATGTTTTAGCTATTCTTGAATAA
- a CDS encoding N-acetyltransferase, translating into MSMTGTLVIRQATINDVDQMLEIINHFAAKGLMLPRTKLSICEHLQSYIIVHDGKGVMGMGGLHILWEDLAEIRSLAMAERAQGMGIGKKLVLALVEEARKLGIRRVLSLTYQVEFFHKCGFQIVQKEALPQKVWKDCINCSKLPMCDEIAMVRILEPTEYE; encoded by the coding sequence ATGAGTATGACAGGTACACTGGTAATTCGCCAGGCAACTATAAACGATGTAGATCAAATGTTGGAAATTATTAATCATTTTGCCGCAAAAGGCTTAATGCTCCCCCGTACGAAGCTGTCCATTTGTGAGCATCTGCAATCTTATATCATCGTACATGATGGGAAAGGTGTAATGGGTATGGGTGGCCTGCATATTTTATGGGAGGATTTAGCGGAGATTCGTTCGCTTGCGATGGCTGAACGAGCGCAGGGAATGGGGATTGGGAAGAAGCTTGTGCTGGCTTTGGTAGAAGAAGCGAGAAAATTAGGAATTCGGCGAGTCCTGTCCCTTACGTATCAGGTTGAGTTTTTTCACAAATGCGGCTTTCAGATTGTTCAAAAAGAGGCCTTACCTCAAAAGGTATGGAAGGATTGCATCAATTGCTCCAAATTACCGATGTGTGATGAAATTGCTATGGTACGCATATTAGAGCCAACTGAATATGAATAA
- a CDS encoding efflux RND transporter periplasmic adaptor subunit, whose product MNKRQKGIAGTFAIMALLLGGCSNNSDNETTNAPIVQTMKVVSTTNSSGLMASGKIVPDQQVQVVSKLSGRVANVNVKEGDRVKKGTVLATLENAELVQQVRQAEAGIVASQAKLNDTKAGARQQDLERLNSALQQAKVGWDVAQKTYDRMKALFDTGAVPQAELDKASLALEQAKSGYEQTKAQLDLAKAGATSNSITALQADVTRQKAGLDLAKTTLSNATITSPIDGMIAIRNIEPGEMAAPSIPLMTIVNMDTVVIKASVPQEQVNPLKKGQTVQVVVNKDKKMVGTIDFISPVSDANSTTFPVKIRVKNDGSLLAGMIAEVYFGTDAQVATGVEIPKSSVINQDGKKFVYKVDGNTVHMTPVEVTEKNPDWLYAKSGVTANDQIVTQPAKDLHDGSQVQIN is encoded by the coding sequence ATGAATAAAAGACAAAAAGGGATAGCAGGTACTTTTGCCATAATGGCTTTGTTGCTCGGTGGCTGTAGCAACAATAGCGACAATGAAACAACAAATGCTCCCATTGTACAAACGATGAAAGTTGTATCTACTACGAATTCTTCTGGCTTGATGGCATCAGGCAAAATTGTACCCGATCAACAGGTTCAGGTGGTTTCCAAATTGTCCGGTCGAGTAGCAAATGTCAACGTAAAAGAGGGCGATCGTGTCAAAAAGGGAACGGTGTTAGCAACTCTTGAAAACGCTGAGCTAGTACAACAAGTACGACAAGCTGAAGCTGGTATTGTTGCTTCTCAAGCAAAATTAAATGATACCAAGGCAGGTGCACGTCAACAGGATTTGGAGCGGCTAAACAGCGCCTTACAGCAAGCAAAAGTGGGATGGGATGTCGCTCAAAAAACCTATGATCGCATGAAGGCTTTATTTGATACAGGGGCTGTGCCTCAAGCTGAATTAGATAAAGCATCGCTTGCATTAGAACAAGCTAAATCAGGATATGAGCAAACCAAGGCACAGCTTGATTTAGCCAAAGCAGGTGCAACCTCCAATTCTATAACAGCTCTGCAAGCGGATGTAACGCGTCAAAAAGCAGGTTTGGATTTAGCGAAGACAACATTATCTAACGCAACGATCACATCGCCAATCGATGGAATGATTGCGATTCGCAATATCGAGCCGGGGGAAATGGCGGCGCCTAGTATCCCGCTAATGACCATCGTCAACATGGATACAGTAGTGATAAAAGCGAGTGTTCCTCAAGAACAAGTAAATCCTTTGAAAAAGGGACAGACGGTACAGGTTGTAGTAAATAAGGATAAGAAAATGGTAGGAACCATTGATTTTATCAGCCCTGTATCTGATGCAAACAGTACGACTTTCCCTGTTAAAATCAGAGTGAAAAATGACGGTTCGTTATTAGCCGGAATGATTGCTGAGGTCTATTTTGGCACAGATGCTCAAGTAGCTACAGGAGTAGAGATTCCGAAAAGCTCTGTCATTAATCAGGATGGTAAAAAATTTGTTTATAAAGTAGATGGAAATACCGTTCACATGACTCCTGTTGAAGTAACAGAGAAAAATCCTGATTGGTTATATGCAAAATCAGGTGTTACTGCTAACGATCAGATTGTTACACAACCAGCTAAAGATCTGCATGATGGTAGTCAGGTCCAAATAAACTAG
- a CDS encoding GTP pyrophosphokinase, giving the protein MQKMDWDLYLMPYEQAVEELKVKLKNIRNEFKKRKVHSPIEFVTGRVKSINSIYNKATRLHFPINDNIAWEIRDIAGLRIICQFIDDISFVVDMLRERRDMKIFLEKDYVTQPKETGYRGYHLAVEYPIMTIDGQKTIPVEIQIRTLGMNFWATIEHSLQYKYEGIIPEDIKLRLVESAKASYTLDNEMNKIRDEVKEAQIEFTRKKESPIDPLLSIVELDLDVDTESVYFDEKPIELQEDKEEENEHN; this is encoded by the coding sequence GTGCAAAAAATGGATTGGGACTTGTATCTAATGCCTTATGAGCAAGCTGTAGAGGAACTAAAGGTTAAATTAAAAAATATTCGTAATGAATTTAAAAAACGGAAAGTTCACTCGCCGATAGAATTTGTTACCGGTCGAGTCAAATCAATTAATAGCATTTATAACAAAGCGACTCGCCTACATTTTCCCATCAATGATAATATTGCATGGGAAATTCGAGACATTGCCGGATTAAGAATTATTTGTCAGTTTATTGATGATATATCGTTTGTCGTAGATATGCTACGCGAGCGCAGGGATATGAAGATTTTTCTGGAAAAGGATTATGTGACACAGCCTAAAGAGACGGGATACCGCGGCTATCATCTAGCAGTGGAGTATCCGATCATGACCATAGACGGACAAAAAACCATACCTGTTGAAATACAAATTCGAACGCTGGGCATGAATTTTTGGGCCACAATTGAGCATTCCTTACAGTATAAATACGAAGGAATTATTCCAGAGGATATCAAGCTGCGTCTGGTTGAATCAGCCAAAGCTTCCTATACGCTAGATAACGAGATGAATAAAATTCGTGATGAGGTTAAGGAGGCCCAGATCGAATTTACTAGGAAAAAGGAGTCCCCGATTGACCCATTACTAAGCATTGTGGAGCTTGATTTAGACGTGGACACTGAATCGGTCTATTTTGATGAGAAGCCAATCGAACTACAAGAGGACAAGGAGGAAGAAAATGAACACAATTAA